The genomic interval CACGAATTTCTCGGCCTTGAGAGCCACGGCGATCTTCGCGGCGGCGGTGTCGGCGTTGATGTTGTATCGGCTCATGTCTCCCTGCTCGCCGAGCGCTACGGTAGAGACGACCGGGATGTATCCCTTGTCGAGGAGGGTTTCCAGAATCTCCGGATGCACCTCGGTCACGTCTCCGACGAAGCCGAGATCGACTCCGTCCTTGTCGATTTTCTTAGCGCGCAGAAGGCCCGAGTCCACGCCTGAAAGACCGACAGCCTTTCCGCCCGCCTGCAACAGGAGCCCGACGATGTCCTTGTTCAGCTTGCCGGTGAGCACCATCTGGACGATTTCCATGGTCTCCGCGTCGGTGTAGCGCAAGCCGTTGATGAACTTCGATTCCTTGCCGGTTTTCTCCAGCATCGCGTTGATTTCAGGACCGCCGCCGTGAACCAGGACGGTGCGGATTCCGATGGTTGAAAGAAGGACAAGATCCTCCATCACCGCGGCTTTCAGGGTTTCGTTGAGCATGGCGTTTCCGCCGTACTTCACCACGATCGTCTTTCCCACGTACTGTTTGAAGTACGGGAGAGCCTGAACCAGAATATCGGCCCAATCCTTGTTGCTTATCGCTTCGCTCATGTGCGGTAGTCTCCGTTGATCTTCACGTAATCGTAGGTAAGGTCGCAGCCCCACGCGGTTCCGTTTTCCTTTCCGTCTTTCAATTCGATCCTGATTTTCACTTCGGTTTCGCCGAGAATTTCCTTTGCCTTCGGTTCGTCGAAATCGAGCGGAACGCCGTTATGGAACACTTCGATTTCCCCGGCGCCCGAATCGAAGAACACGCTCGTTCCCTCCTGAGAGAAATGCTCTCCCGAGTATCCCATCGCGCAAAGGATTCTTCCCCAATTCGCGTCCTTGCCGAAAAAGGCCGCCTTGACGAGGCTCGACGAAATAACGGCCTTCGCGAGGTTCCTCGCAGCCTCCGCGGACTTCGCGCCGTTCACGACGCACTCGAGAAGATGGGTCGCGCCTTCTCCGTCTGCCGCGATCATCCGGGCCATCCGCGTGTTCACCGCGTTCAGGGCCGAGACGAAGGCGCGATAGTCCGCGTTTTTCGAAGCGATCAACGGATTTCCCGCCAACCCGTTCGCCAGGGCGCACAGTGTGTCGTTCGTGCTGGTGTCCCCGTCGACGCTTACGCAGTTGTAGGTTTGATCCGCGCTTTCCCGCAGAGCCGCGTCCAGCATCTTCGGGGTGATAGCAGCGTCGGTGGTAATGAAGCCGAGCATGGTACCCATGTTTATGTGGATCATTCCCGAGCCCTTGGCCATAGTGCCGATCCTGGCTTTCTTTCCGCCGAGCTCGAATTCTACGGCCGTTTCCTTATGCTTTGTGTCGGTAGTCATGATGGCTTCCCGGGCCGCCGCATTGCCGGATTTCGACAGGCCTTCGCACAGGGCTTCCATGCCGGATTCGATCGCGCCGATGTTGATCTGCTGGCCGATGACTCCGGTCGAACAGACCAGAACGTCTTCTGTATTCAG from Teretinema zuelzerae carries:
- the argB gene encoding acetylglutamate kinase, with the protein product MSEAISNKDWADILVQALPYFKQYVGKTIVVKYGGNAMLNETLKAAVMEDLVLLSTIGIRTVLVHGGGPEINAMLEKTGKESKFINGLRYTDAETMEIVQMVLTGKLNKDIVGLLLQAGGKAVGLSGVDSGLLRAKKIDKDGVDLGFVGDVTEVHPEILETLLDKGYIPVVSTVALGEQGDMSRYNINADTAAAKIAVALKAEKFVQLTNVPGLLRDVNDPSSLISRLDHVAVPSMIATGVISEGMIPKIECNLEAIKGGVPRTYIIDGRVPHALLIEMFSDRGIGTMIV
- the argJ gene encoding bifunctional glutamate N-acetyltransferase/amino-acid acetyltransferase ArgJ — its product is MTFIEGGVCAPAGFTANGVLCGIKKGRTKNDLALIESEVPCSAAAVFTKNLVKAEPVKLTKKHIANGAAQAIVANSGNANACTGEQGYANAERTAELAASLLGLNTEDVLVCSTGVIGQQINIGAIESGMEALCEGLSKSGNAAAREAIMTTDTKHKETAVEFELGGKKARIGTMAKGSGMIHINMGTMLGFITTDAAITPKMLDAALRESADQTYNCVSVDGDTSTNDTLCALANGLAGNPLIASKNADYRAFVSALNAVNTRMARMIAADGEGATHLLECVVNGAKSAEAARNLAKAVISSSLVKAAFFGKDANWGRILCAMGYSGEHFSQEGTSVFFDSGAGEIEVFHNGVPLDFDEPKAKEILGETEVKIRIELKDGKENGTAWGCDLTYDYVKINGDYRT